In Alteribacter keqinensis, a single window of DNA contains:
- the glmS gene encoding glutamine--fructose-6-phosphate transaminase (isomerizing): MCGIVGYIGTEDAKEILLRGLEKLEYRGYDSAGIAVASDQGVSVFKEKGRIANLRSAVDETKKGTVGIGHTRWATHGAPSQVNAHPHQSTNERFTIVHNGVIENYSQLRKEHLQHVELESDTDTEIIVQLIERFANEGKTTEEAFRMTLSLLKGSYATALLDNQDPDTIYVGKNKSPLLVGIADGVNVVASDAMAMLQVTNEFIELMDEEIVVVTRDNVQVKTLEGENVARDSYTAELDSSDIEKGTYPHYMLKEIDEQPFVIRNIITKYKNENDTIKLDENIRQAVLDSDRVYIIAAGTSYHAGLVGKQLIEKIANKPVETHIASEFLYNMPLLSEKPLFIFISQSGETADSRGVLVEIKKLGHKSLTITNVPGSTLSREADYTLHTYAGPEIAVASTKAYTAQMAVLAILAVDTARAAGIQMDFDPLQELAIVANAMETLADRKEELEQIARDYMSVTRNCFFIGRAMDYHVCLEGALKLKEISYIQAEGFAGGELKHGTIALIEEGTPVIGLATQEHVNLSIRGNIKEVVARGAYPCVISMEGMEEEEDTLVIPHVHEYLTPLVSVLPLQIISYYAALHRGCDVDKPRNLAKSVTVE; this comes from the coding sequence ATGTGTGGAATTGTTGGATATATCGGAACAGAAGATGCAAAAGAGATTTTACTAAGAGGACTGGAAAAGCTTGAGTACCGCGGATATGACTCTGCAGGTATTGCAGTTGCAAGCGATCAGGGAGTAAGCGTCTTTAAAGAAAAAGGACGTATTGCCAACCTTCGTAGTGCTGTAGATGAGACTAAAAAAGGTACAGTCGGTATCGGCCATACACGCTGGGCTACCCACGGTGCACCGAGCCAGGTGAATGCTCACCCTCATCAGAGCACAAATGAGCGTTTTACGATCGTACACAACGGTGTAATCGAAAATTACTCACAGCTTCGTAAAGAACACCTTCAACACGTTGAGCTTGAAAGTGATACGGACACGGAAATCATCGTACAGCTTATCGAGCGCTTCGCGAATGAAGGAAAAACAACAGAAGAGGCGTTCCGTATGACACTCAGCCTCTTAAAAGGTTCTTATGCGACAGCCCTTTTAGACAACCAGGACCCGGATACGATTTATGTAGGTAAAAATAAGAGCCCTCTCCTTGTCGGTATTGCTGACGGAGTAAACGTGGTTGCAAGTGATGCAATGGCAATGCTTCAAGTAACCAATGAGTTTATTGAACTTATGGACGAAGAAATTGTCGTTGTTACCCGTGACAATGTTCAGGTGAAAACACTTGAGGGTGAAAACGTCGCTCGTGATTCCTACACGGCAGAGCTTGATTCAAGCGACATCGAAAAAGGAACGTATCCGCACTACATGCTTAAAGAGATCGATGAACAGCCTTTTGTTATCCGTAATATCATCACCAAATACAAAAACGAAAACGACACGATCAAACTTGACGAAAATATCCGCCAAGCTGTCCTTGATTCCGACCGTGTGTATATTATTGCGGCAGGAACAAGCTATCATGCAGGATTAGTCGGGAAACAACTGATCGAAAAAATCGCTAACAAGCCTGTTGAAACGCATATTGCCAGTGAGTTTCTATATAACATGCCATTGCTTAGCGAAAAACCACTCTTTATTTTCATTTCACAAAGTGGCGAAACGGCCGACAGCCGCGGCGTACTTGTGGAAATTAAAAAGCTTGGCCATAAATCCCTGACGATTACGAACGTACCGGGTTCAACGCTATCCCGTGAAGCAGATTACACGCTTCATACGTACGCAGGTCCTGAAATTGCCGTTGCTTCTACAAAAGCTTATACAGCCCAGATGGCGGTTCTTGCCATTCTTGCGGTGGATACAGCCCGCGCTGCCGGTATTCAAATGGACTTCGATCCGCTCCAGGAGCTTGCCATCGTGGCAAATGCAATGGAAACACTGGCAGACCGTAAAGAAGAACTCGAGCAGATCGCACGTGACTACATGAGCGTTACCCGCAACTGTTTCTTCATCGGCCGTGCCATGGACTACCATGTCTGCCTTGAAGGTGCCTTGAAGCTTAAAGAAATCTCCTACATTCAGGCAGAAGGTTTTGCCGGAGGAGAGCTTAAGCACGGCACGATTGCCCTGATTGAAGAAGGTACACCGGTTATCGGCCTTGCTACTCAGGAGCACGTGAACTTAAGCATCCGCGGAAACATAAAAGAAGTTGTTGCCCGTGGAGCATATCCATGTGTTATCAGCATGGAAGGAATGGAAGAGGAAGAAGATACGCTTGTTATTCCGCACGTTCACGAATATCTGACGCCGCTTGTAAGTGTGCTTCCACTTCAGATTA